One Syntrophales bacterium genomic window carries:
- the mshL gene encoding pilus (MSHA type) biogenesis protein MshL, producing the protein MVETRILLMLTFLFIFILGCSEKIAKSEIQIPLTEPSRQEVKHSKDEKSVPDFRVDNIPPVDPLKIKKISINVKSAPLREVLIVFAKDAGLNLIFENDVSSEIPITLVLKDVTMREALDAIMASTDYFYNIERNTLRIAATETRVFHMNIFPIHQTYSVDVGGDILGGVTGALTAGATAAGGTTGLKGNVTKSERSDDTAYKIWDSIEKALSSIIGVSGPAAAGLRSAAPPLPSEPGAVQSGQIRPVAPITESFVVNRVTGTIVVTATKKKMAKVEQYLNSIKEVMGRQVLIEAKVIEVGLSDALRYGIDWSFLGQWSHGTKNWSVKAGMPLSSYLPTVSPYSDLRFTLTTTAIKDFSLIVKALAEFGDVRTLSNPRINIMNGQTSILTVGRNTTFISKAQSNITTSATGGTILTYTVETSNLLSGLIMGIVPYIDEKGEITLTITPVTSNLVSINEKALGSLESQTVIQLPVVDLRDLSTTVKVKDGEVVIIGGLIKKEEHVLESKTPLLGDIPLLGYLFRGKDKSLKNTELVILLQPRIISK; encoded by the coding sequence ATGGTTGAAACTCGAATACTTTTAATGCTTACATTTCTTTTTATTTTTATTTTAGGGTGTAGTGAAAAAATAGCAAAAAGTGAAATTCAGATTCCCTTAACGGAGCCTAGCCGCCAGGAAGTTAAGCACAGCAAGGACGAAAAATCAGTTCCTGATTTTCGTGTAGACAACATTCCTCCTGTTGACCCTCTGAAGATTAAAAAGATTTCCATCAATGTTAAATCAGCTCCTCTCAGGGAAGTTCTCATAGTGTTTGCTAAAGATGCCGGCTTGAATTTGATTTTTGAAAATGATGTGAGCTCTGAAATCCCAATTACTCTTGTGTTAAAAGACGTAACCATGAGAGAGGCGCTCGATGCTATTATGGCATCCACGGACTATTTTTATAACATCGAGAGAAACACATTAAGGATAGCTGCTACAGAGACAAGGGTGTTTCATATGAACATCTTCCCCATCCACCAGACGTATTCTGTCGATGTGGGTGGCGACATCTTAGGTGGTGTTACTGGAGCACTCACAGCGGGTGCAACAGCTGCGGGCGGGACCACGGGGTTGAAGGGTAATGTTACCAAATCGGAGAGGTCAGATGACACAGCCTATAAAATCTGGGATTCCATAGAGAAAGCACTTTCTTCTATTATCGGTGTTTCTGGACCTGCCGCAGCAGGGCTTAGATCTGCTGCTCCACCTTTACCTTCAGAGCCGGGAGCAGTCCAGTCAGGACAGATTAGGCCCGTTGCACCGATCACTGAGAGTTTCGTGGTTAATCGTGTTACAGGCACCATAGTAGTCACGGCAACTAAGAAGAAGATGGCAAAAGTGGAACAGTATCTGAATAGTATTAAAGAGGTTATGGGGAGGCAAGTTCTGATTGAGGCAAAGGTGATAGAAGTCGGCCTTTCAGATGCTTTAAGATATGGAATTGATTGGTCCTTTTTAGGTCAATGGTCTCATGGGACGAAGAACTGGTCCGTGAAGGCAGGGATGCCTCTATCATCTTATCTGCCCACTGTATCGCCTTACTCTGATTTGAGATTTACACTTACCACAACGGCCATAAAAGATTTCTCCTTGATAGTAAAGGCTCTTGCCGAGTTCGGTGACGTAAGAACCCTTTCTAATCCACGTATAAACATCATGAATGGGCAAACTTCCATACTCACAGTGGGGAGGAACACCACGTTTATATCGAAGGCCCAGAGCAACATCACAACCTCTGCAACAGGTGGAACTATTCTAACTTACACAGTGGAAACTAGTAATTTGCTCTCTGGTTTGATTATGGGCATTGTTCCCTATATTGACGAAAAAGGAGAGATAACCCTTACCATAACACCTGTCACATCAAATCTGGTTAGTATAAATGAGAAAGCCCTGGGTTCTTTGGAGTCTCAGACAGTTATCCAGTTACCTGTAGTGGACCTTAGAGACTTGAGCACCACTGTGAAAGTAAAAGATGGGGAAGTGGTCATTATCGGAGGTCTGATAAAAAAAGAAGAACATGTTTTGGAAAGCAAAACCCCGCTTTTGGGAGATATCCCCCTTCTGGGTTACCTCTTCAGGGGGAAGGATAAATCGCTTAAGAATACTGAACTTGTAATACTCTTGCAGCCAAGGATCATTTCAAAATGA
- a CDS encoding ATPase, T2SS/T4P/T4SS family encodes MRLGDLLITKGLITHEELEIALSVQRITGKILGRCLNELGFITPQELASILAIQHGLEYIDVKNYPVQKDLVQKFPRNVTFAERFLPLEEKDGLVEIAIVDPGNILAVDRVRMVTGKRVKTYLTDEESFADAIEKIYYFIENPTDRVVNEINTTVLNTGTLPPEKLPYLVESIIAESIRRSATDIHISVNAGVLSVAYRVDGILEYAFSLPQVAHAGVVSRLKVLSRINIAEQRLPQDGSFIFDFLGRKYEVRVSTIPTIEGESVVMRILFGGSEEIYRLSKLGFNDQLVDALRGLIRKPHGIILIVGPTGSGKSTTLYSLLKEVNRLKRSVITIEDPVEYRVSFAKQSQVNEKIGYDFALAGRNFMRHDPDIILLGEIRDEETARIAIRASITGHLVLSTLHANDAVSAIPRLVDLGADRFLLSSSLLAVLSQRLIRKICSFCKTEREPDGRERELLHRLGMEINVVFYGRGCNACRQSGFLGRSAVGELMVLNDELKEMVYSGASYSALVQAARRAGMVPLMVDGLRKIKEGVSTLSEVERILG; translated from the coding sequence ATGAGGTTGGGTGACCTTTTAATCACTAAGGGACTGATCACGCACGAGGAACTCGAGATAGCCTTGAGTGTACAGAGGATTACTGGCAAGATACTAGGCAGGTGTCTGAATGAGCTTGGGTTTATCACTCCACAGGAGCTAGCCAGCATACTTGCCATCCAGCATGGGCTTGAGTATATTGACGTGAAGAATTATCCTGTTCAGAAAGACCTTGTTCAGAAATTCCCGAGAAATGTAACGTTTGCGGAGCGTTTTTTACCTCTAGAGGAGAAAGATGGTTTGGTGGAAATAGCCATAGTGGATCCGGGAAATATTTTGGCTGTAGATAGGGTGAGAATGGTAACCGGTAAAAGGGTGAAAACCTATCTCACTGACGAAGAAAGTTTTGCAGATGCCATCGAAAAAATTTACTACTTCATTGAGAATCCCACTGATAGAGTAGTAAATGAAATCAATACCACTGTGCTAAACACAGGTACCCTCCCTCCTGAGAAATTACCTTATCTCGTGGAATCCATAATCGCAGAAAGTATAAGGAGAAGTGCGACAGATATTCATATCTCTGTCAATGCCGGTGTTCTAAGCGTGGCGTATCGAGTGGATGGTATTCTCGAATACGCCTTTTCGTTACCTCAAGTCGCTCATGCAGGAGTTGTTTCTCGCTTAAAGGTTCTTTCCAGGATAAACATTGCAGAACAGAGGCTACCTCAAGATGGCTCTTTCATATTTGATTTTTTGGGCAGGAAGTACGAAGTCAGGGTTTCCACCATACCCACAATCGAGGGCGAGAGTGTGGTCATGAGAATCCTCTTCGGTGGTTCAGAAGAAATATATCGTCTATCTAAACTAGGTTTCAATGACCAGTTGGTTGATGCCCTACGAGGTCTCATTAGAAAGCCACACGGCATAATTCTCATTGTGGGCCCCACGGGATCAGGAAAAAGTACAACCTTGTACTCACTTTTAAAAGAGGTAAACCGACTTAAGAGAAGTGTAATAACAATAGAAGACCCTGTGGAGTACAGAGTGAGCTTTGCAAAACAGAGTCAGGTGAATGAAAAGATTGGCTACGATTTTGCCCTGGCAGGTAGAAATTTTATGCGGCATGATCCAGATATAATCCTCCTAGGAGAGATAAGGGATGAAGAGACGGCAAGAATCGCCATTCGAGCATCAATAACAGGACATCTTGTTCTTAGCACATTACACGCCAATGATGCGGTAAGTGCTATTCCACGCTTGGTTGATCTTGGCGCTGATAGGTTTTTACTCAGTTCTTCTTTGTTAGCTGTACTGAGTCAGCGTTTGATTAGGAAAATATGCTCTTTTTGCAAAACAGAGAGAGAACCTGATGGAAGGGAAAGAGAACTTCTTCACAGGTTAGGTATGGAGATAAATGTAGTTTTTTATGGTCGTGGTTGTAACGCGTGTAGGCAGTCTGGTTTTCTAGGACGTTCGGCTGTTGGAGAACTCATGGTTTTGAATGACGAATTAAAAGAGATGGTCTATTCTGGTGCCTCGTATAGTGCTCTTGTTCAGGCAGCCAGGAGGGCGGGTATGGTTCCCCTCATGGTTGACGGGTTAAGGAAGATTAAAGAGGGAGTTTCTACCCTTTCTGAAGTTGAGAGGATATTAGGTTGA
- a CDS encoding type II secretion system F family protein, translating into MNLYRYKALDLTGKIIKGLVRAENEGDALSALVMRNLYVLSFTKLPDLFTPFFEIFTKKIKNGELIEFTRNLSTMIKAGIPLNHALADIAENTLNKRFAGIILDLRDFIESGSSFSEAIAHHRDVFPPIFCNVIRIGEETGNLDECLNDLADHFQRIEDLRTTIKRALTYPLFAIVASFGAIGFWIIYVLPKVIDALKGVGVKIPFITKVLVNIGALLGKFFYLVPILPLFLAIAYQVLKKNEKFRWIKSHLSFKLPIFKQIYYTRSVALFCEQMRLLTKSGILVDRALEMTAEAIGNELMKRAVRNAREKVITGQGIAQSLREENLFPPMLIRLVQVGEISGNLDEQFGFLNTHYTNYLINYSDRLGKIIEPVVIGVIGFFFAIILISLFGPLYELISKLGKI; encoded by the coding sequence TTGAACCTCTATAGGTATAAAGCACTCGATTTGACGGGAAAGATAATAAAGGGTCTCGTAAGAGCTGAAAACGAAGGAGATGCCTTATCTGCCCTTGTTATGAGAAATTTGTATGTTCTGTCTTTCACTAAACTTCCCGATTTGTTCACACCTTTTTTCGAAATATTTACGAAGAAAATCAAAAACGGTGAGCTAATAGAATTTACAAGAAATCTTTCCACGATGATCAAGGCCGGCATACCACTCAACCACGCCCTTGCAGACATTGCAGAGAACACGCTGAATAAGAGATTCGCGGGGATCATTCTGGATTTAAGAGATTTTATTGAAAGTGGGTCCTCATTCAGCGAGGCAATAGCCCATCATCGTGATGTTTTCCCCCCTATTTTTTGTAATGTCATCAGGATAGGTGAAGAAACAGGAAACCTGGATGAATGCCTCAATGATCTTGCCGACCATTTTCAGCGGATAGAAGATCTAAGGACAACCATAAAAAGGGCTCTAACGTATCCCCTTTTTGCAATTGTTGCCTCTTTTGGAGCCATAGGTTTCTGGATAATCTACGTGTTACCGAAGGTGATAGATGCACTTAAAGGTGTCGGGGTAAAGATTCCTTTTATTACAAAAGTTCTTGTTAATATTGGAGCGTTACTGGGGAAATTCTTCTATCTCGTTCCTATCTTACCCCTATTTCTTGCCATCGCTTACCAAGTTCTTAAGAAAAACGAAAAGTTTAGATGGATAAAGAGTCACTTGAGTTTTAAGCTTCCCATTTTCAAACAGATTTACTATACACGCTCAGTAGCTCTTTTTTGTGAACAGATGAGGTTGCTTACGAAATCGGGAATACTCGTGGATAGGGCTCTTGAGATGACAGCTGAAGCCATTGGCAATGAACTTATGAAAAGAGCGGTGAGAAACGCCAGAGAAAAAGTTATAACAGGACAGGGAATCGCCCAATCGCTCCGGGAGGAAAATCTATTTCCACCCATGCTAATAAGACTTGTTCAAGTGGGAGAGATTTCGGGAAATCTAGATGAGCAGTTTGGTTTTTTGAACACCCATTATACAAATTATCTAATCAATTATTCGGATAGACTCGGCAAAATAATTGAACCTGTCGTCATCGGCGTTATAGGATTCTTTTTCGCAATAATATTGATAAGCCTTTTCGGTCCGTTGTATGAACTTATTTCAAAACTAGGAAAGATATAA
- a CDS encoding AAA family ATPase — MDYLSFYRLKEDPFGITPDPDFFYPSKWHTEAIQSMEYLIQKGEGFMLLTGDPGTGKTTLIRTFLKKYDGSELSTVVIYHSILSPQELLKLMAREIMKNKELSRDFNVENINDKVELINCIYEACTKNREKGSKNLVIIDEAQDLPEDTLTLIKHLSNIESEKEKFFNFILLAQPYFEKILSKPSYSQLNQRISIKVNLFHLDREEVGNYIKFRIQRAGDVPINFDRRAIKEIYKASKGIPRLINLICSRALMVGYVKGSYEIKKSFVKAAVEHLKLKLK; from the coding sequence ATGGACTACCTAAGTTTTTACCGATTAAAGGAGGATCCATTCGGAATTACACCAGATCCAGACTTCTTTTACCCGTCAAAGTGGCACACAGAGGCTATACAATCCATGGAATACCTCATTCAAAAAGGGGAAGGTTTTATGCTTCTGACCGGCGATCCGGGGACGGGGAAAACCACGCTTATAAGAACCTTCCTGAAGAAATACGATGGGTCTGAACTGTCCACTGTGGTTATATATCACTCCATCCTATCACCTCAGGAACTTTTGAAGTTAATGGCAAGAGAAATTATGAAAAACAAGGAGCTTTCCAGAGATTTTAACGTAGAAAACATAAATGATAAAGTTGAATTAATTAATTGCATTTATGAGGCATGCACAAAAAATAGGGAAAAAGGTTCGAAGAATTTGGTCATCATCGACGAAGCGCAAGATCTGCCAGAAGATACCCTAACCCTCATCAAGCATCTCTCAAATATAGAGTCAGAAAAAGAAAAATTCTTCAATTTTATTCTCCTTGCACAGCCTTACTTTGAGAAGATTCTCTCTAAACCGAGTTATTCGCAACTGAACCAGAGAATCAGCATTAAAGTTAATCTGTTCCATCTAGATAGAGAAGAAGTGGGAAACTACATCAAATTTAGGATTCAACGAGCAGGAGACGTCCCTATTAACTTTGACAGAAGGGCCATAAAGGAAATCTACAAAGCATCTAAAGGTATACCGAGACTCATCAATCTCATCTGTTCAAGAGCCTTAATGGTCGGTTACGTTAAAGGGTCCTACGAAATAAAAAAATCCTTTGTTAAAGCTGCCGTAGAACACCTTAAGTTAAAATTAAAGTAA
- the rpmB gene encoding 50S ribosomal protein L28, with protein MSRVCEICGKKPSIGHNVSHANNKTKRFWYPNLQRVRCIDEKTKSVKRVRICTRCLRSGAVKKAL; from the coding sequence ATGTCCAGGGTCTGCGAGATTTGTGGTAAAAAGCCGAGCATTGGGCACAACGTAAGCCATGCGAATAACAAAACGAAGCGTTTTTGGTATCCCAATCTTCAGAGGGTGCGCTGTATTGATGAGAAAACAAAAAGTGTGAAACGTGTGAGAATATGTACCCGTTGTCTCAGGTCGGGGGCTGTTAAGAAAGCCCTTTGA
- a CDS encoding ATP-dependent 6-phosphofructokinase, giving the protein MGLMYDFTIPVLGRASIRSPLNIHQFTPDDKRTLFNRDPKHYSDFLDSSGQPLSIEVAGPREMIYFDPSKTKAAIVSCGGLCPGINDVIRAIVMELYHRYGVKNVVGIRYGFQGLIPKYGHEVISLTPEVVEHIHTMGGSILSSSRGKQDISEMVDALKRMNVDIFFCIGGDGTMRAADLLTQEILRRGLNISIIGIPKTIDNDLNLVDKTFGFDTAISEAVKAIQCAHVEAKGAPMGIGIVKLMGRQSGHIAVHAALAQNDANFVLIPEVPFDLYGKKGLLAAVEERLRRRNHCVILVAEGAGQEFMHSENEPLETDPSGNVKLKDIGVFLRDAIEAYFKEKGLEVSIKYIDPSYMIRSVRAVASDGMYCAALGQYAVHAGMAGKTGMLVALFHGEFVHLPFKTVTSGRRVDPEGHLWMRVIESTGQPLSMKN; this is encoded by the coding sequence ATGGGATTGATGTACGATTTCACCATTCCTGTCCTTGGTAGAGCGAGCATTCGTTCGCCGTTAAATATTCATCAGTTTACACCTGACGACAAAAGGACACTTTTTAACAGGGATCCCAAACACTACTCCGATTTTCTCGATTCCAGCGGTCAGCCACTTTCGATTGAGGTGGCGGGTCCCAGAGAAATGATATATTTTGACCCTTCGAAAACGAAGGCCGCGATAGTGTCGTGCGGCGGTTTGTGCCCCGGCATTAATGATGTCATAAGGGCGATTGTAATGGAACTTTATCACCGCTATGGGGTCAAAAACGTTGTAGGAATAAGATACGGATTCCAAGGGCTCATACCGAAGTATGGACATGAGGTTATTAGCCTTACACCAGAGGTTGTTGAACACATTCATACGATGGGAGGTAGTATTCTTTCGTCATCGCGGGGAAAACAGGATATTTCGGAGATGGTTGATGCACTCAAACGAATGAATGTTGACATTTTTTTCTGCATAGGCGGTGATGGTACCATGAGGGCTGCTGATCTCCTCACACAGGAGATATTGAGGAGAGGTTTGAATATCAGTATCATTGGGATTCCTAAAACCATAGACAATGATCTCAATCTGGTGGATAAAACCTTCGGTTTTGACACCGCAATTTCAGAGGCTGTAAAAGCTATCCAGTGTGCCCATGTTGAGGCAAAGGGAGCGCCGATGGGAATAGGTATTGTTAAGCTGATGGGGCGGCAGTCAGGGCATATAGCTGTTCATGCAGCGCTTGCACAGAACGATGCCAATTTTGTTCTTATACCGGAGGTGCCTTTTGACCTGTACGGCAAGAAGGGACTTCTTGCAGCAGTGGAAGAACGTTTACGCAGAAGGAACCACTGTGTGATACTTGTTGCCGAGGGAGCGGGTCAGGAATTTATGCACAGCGAAAACGAGCCACTGGAAACGGATCCGTCGGGAAATGTAAAGTTGAAGGATATTGGAGTTTTCTTGCGTGATGCGATTGAGGCGTATTTTAAGGAGAAGGGGTTGGAGGTAAGTATCAAATACATCGACCCTAGTTATATGATCAGGAGCGTCAGGGCCGTAGCCAGTGACGGTATGTACTGCGCAGCTTTAGGCCAGTATGCTGTGCATGCAGGTATGGCTGGGAAAACGGGTATGTTGGTAGCCCTTTTTCATGGGGAGTTCGTTCACCTACCCTTTAAAACCGTAACCTCGGGTAGACGGGTTGACCCCGAAGGGCATCTCTGGATGCGTGTGATCGAATCCACAGGTCAGCCGCTATCTATGAAAAACTAA